In Papaver somniferum cultivar HN1 chromosome 9, ASM357369v1, whole genome shotgun sequence, the genomic stretch actctcatttcaatcattaaaacattcttagaggatgttatatataaCGGTTATTCACATACTATTttccatcaaagcgattttcaagatattgaaataatcaacatgactttcgtcactagtaaagatgaaattggccaaagcgaaagcttaccaacacatatttcgagaaatagataaacgagataaactcgactcgaaatagaaaatgtgtataatcgaagtctatatagcaatacgacttttgtcttaagataggagataaagtagatagacttttgagtgatagatgacttcaagtctccacataccttttagtcgatgaagttccaccagttccttgaatagttcttcgtctttgtatgatgaacgtcgtggagtctagagctcaactacactttctatcctagtctgagacttagcaataagtagactagaaatcaagacttatagttttgacaactaaacttgacaatcaagcttgagatagcaatgcttgcgagttagaccgagcaatgctctaacagtactcTGTATTATAGTAAGGGATGTCGTACTTGTACGGTTTATCTTCCCTTATCTGCAACATTGCTTTCGTTGAATGGGTGCAAGGAAAGTTGTGTTTCTGCCACCAATTGCATCTGTATGTTTTAGCTTCCAAGTCCCCAATATGTTTTCCAGTTGCAGAAATTATCTCAAAAACTTTGTCACTTGATCTTTGAAATTTGTAAAAACAATAGTCGGTTATCCTCTTGTTAAGACTATCCTGCATCCGGGGAGTAAGCCTTGTAGTCCACTTACTAGACTTCAATAACCTCTTGTAATTCTTCTCCATTACCTTAACACGAATATCATCGATAAGCTCAAGTGATGAAAGCTTCTTATCATGCCTAATCAAGCTATTAAAAGTCTCAGCAATATTGGGTATGTTCTCCCCAAATCTTTGTCCTAGAAATgcatgtaataccccgatattcggaagtggttggccgaatggaatatcattaatggtttgtcctttactAACACCGAGGCTTTTTCAGCACAATTGACTCCtcttcagttaagcgtgctcgggcgggagaaaTCCTGGGATCGGTGACCTCCTGGGAAGTTTCTGTTGGATTACCGCagagatgcccgttgaaaaccccacaggAATCCATCTTGGTCTGTTTTCAGTTTTACAATTTGGTATTTAAATCATTACCTATTAATTTAATATTAAGACTTGAACGGTGCTAATATTTTTATTTGAGAACTAGAATGTGTTTTCTTTCTGGTGGCTTTAAAATTAGGTTAAATCAACATGTGGATTTTTCCTAAATAATCTTCTAAGTATTCCACTGCGACAACATTGGtaacataaaaataaattaaattagcccaaataaattgtttaatgagcttgggcttagtaTCCGGGCTTAGGCTATGATATAGACGTAGCACTTCGTGATTTTCGGGTATAGGATCTGGGCAAGATCCGGGCCTGAAAATCGGGGTGTTACAATGCATAAGCAGCCCATTCTTGGAATGAAATCTTTACCATCCAATCGATAACTGAATCCAACTTTATATTGCTCATAGTCTTCGCAGTAGCATAAAATTTCTCCCTTATTAATGCAGTGTAGCACTCTTCAAATAACTTCAATGCATTTTGCCTACTCTTGCCCTTTGGAACAGGAATATTTCCTTTCATATGGTACAAATAGTACAAATGGTGAGCATTTGGGAAGATCTCAGGGACATGCTTCAAAAGGCCAATTCCACAATCTGATATGATGGTTGGTGGACGATCTTCACGGATAATGCCCTTCAAATTGGTTAAGAACCATTACCAACTCTCGCAATTTTCACAAGGAACGACTCCAAATGCAACTGGATAGTTCTCTATGAGAACCAAAAACACCAAAAattcaaaaagtgtccaaaaactGAAATTCATGAACAAgttatggtgtcaacaaccaaagctgATGCAAATATATATGATCAACAAACAAGAGTTGATCCCAGATAACTGGAAGCCATGAGCAAgttatggtgtcaacaaccaaagttgagaTAAAaatatgggatcaacaacaagagttgatccctGTGAACTGAAATCCAGGGACATATCAGACTAGAAGATGGTATCAATAACTAGAGTTAACATAAAATActagtgtcaacaaccaaagttgtcaCACTAAAAAAAGGAATTGAGGAACAAGTTAGTTTCCACAAAACTGAAATCCAGAAACACATGAATCTTACCTACTGCATTACGTACTTTTGCTGAGTAAAAAATTCATGCATTGGTTACCAATTCATTAAAAAAAAGGTGAAAGATTAAAAATCATACCTTAGTTACTAGTTTTGCCGCAAACAGACATAAGACCGCCCCTGAACTTCCAAGTGAGAAAACTAGCATCAAGGATTAAGATCGGACGACAGTAAGTGTTGAAACCAGTGATGGAAGCTTCAAAAGCGACAAAAAACCTTTGAAACTGCCGCGTTACATTATCAATTATCATACTCAAACTTGACGACACTTTTAGGATTGTAAAGTTTAATGGAAACTTTATACCATACAAAGTCTGAATATGACTTCATGTCATCACCTCAAACACACTCTTTATTGAATTGTAAACCATGGTATACCTGACTATACGTGATATCAACTCCATATTCCATATGGAGCAGATCTTTGACATCAGatgcaatcttcttcttctttgatgctCGTAAATCATCTATTAAGATATCCTTCGGAAACTACTTCCTGATTTTCACTTTTGTTGGATCTGAACAATCTAAATCACATGAATGCTCTTCATAATATTTCTTGCACAGAAACACACCATTAGTTTTGGCAAGGAGGGATGCATGAAACCTCCAGCGACAATTATGCTTTTTCTTGTACTTACACTCCACGGTGTATCGTTTCTGGTCACTCTTACGTAATTTATATTTGTAACCACTTTGGATTTCATAGTTTGTAACAACATTGCGAACTTTTACAACACCTCCATCAAACAACTTCCATACTCCACTTAAGATGTTGTCCCAAGCATCAGACTTCTTTGGAACCCTTTTGTTCAAAGATAAATCATCGGTCAAGTCTTCCACAAAAACTACCTCATTTTTTCAGATACATCTTGATGATGACgaagaagcaacaatagaagaagaagaagaataaatatAATCAACGCAAACCCTTAACTGGATGTTAAACTTCAACACGTCAATCCATTTCGTGCTGCAGTTATGAATGAAAAACCTCATATTCGAATCGTGATTAATGACATCTGACATCCCATCTACAGTGTAACCAAACAGTATGAGGTCTTCATAAACATAAGGGAAATTTTGTTTGACCACACTTATCATCTCACTGACAATAGTTGATTCCGAAACAGGATGCGAGACGCTCAGATCGCAAAATGTAAATTTTGCAATAACCATCTTCAGCCTGCAACAACCATAACAAATTAAGAACTCATTAAAAAAAGAAGTTGTGTTCAGAATTtgggatcaacaaccaaagttgacaccATAATCTGAAAATTATCTCAGTTTTTTgtgtcaacaatgaaagttgatccaataaaacatgtgtcaacaaccaaagttgacaccATAATCTGGGATCCAGAAACATGTGATGCCAAAGATTTTgctatcaacaaccaaatttaACAGCATAAATTTTCATTACATACCAAaaacaatcaaaaatcaaaaacactAAACTATTTAACAATATGTTGCTTTCGGTCGGATTACTTTCActataaaaaaattatgaatcGAACATGCATAAACGTCTCTATGGATCTTCAATTAGGAATCAACATTACCAATTTTTTACAGAAAATCAGATCGAGCAGATTATGTTGATTGATGAAGAAACAAAACTGAGATCTCGTGACTCAGTTGTTGAATACATATGAATAAGGAGGAGATAAATATTATGGATCCAAACCTAGATTTATAGAAGATTaattcacaaaaaaaataaaaaaatcatgatcgttaaatttggaagaaaaaagaaaacaataattctTGGACCCCTGACGGGCATATATATGGAGAAGGGTGTATCATAACGGTTTTTGTGAAGCCCATCAAAACAACGGGCATTTATTCAATTTCCaatatctaaagacttaaaggtctagacaaataaaactcccacgttgaacggtgaggaaaccctTGCTTCCTATTGACCGAATAGGccctttttgagttttgtgaaacgagcgttttggtgaggacacttggcaacgtatggttggcttaaaaagaataggaaaaaaattaaaaaaagaaaaccaaattcaATATGTAGGTGatgacacttggcaacgtatgattggtttcaaattacaaacttaaaagaaaaacctaacttaccgtgtttggaattttatggaagtccgaattcaatttggaaatcgggTAACTACTATATTAGAACTCTTTTTTTTTCgaattaatatataaagggaaAAGAATCcacatattttctacaaaaataaaaggaaaagaaaaatattaggaaaaggaataaataaataaattaggaaaaggaaaagaaaaatattaggactctattttcaaaattaatatataaagggaaaaaatccacatattttctgcaaaaataaaaagaaaaaaataaataaactctgcACATATTCtctacctatttaatgtatttgccctgccacaccaaatcaaaatttCATCACCACGGGGCCGGGAGACGCTCCgcgcacaccaaattaaaaatgcattGCCACGTGGTGGGTCGAATCCCtgcgcacaccaaataaaaaatatatcgCCACCGGAAGCGGCGAAGCCCcgtgcacaccaaatcaaaaatgcatcgtcaCGGGACGGGACGAAGCCCAATGCACATCAGACCAAAAATACATTGCCACGGGGCGGGGTGaagcccgcgcacaccaaatcaagcCCAAGGCACACCAGACCAAAAATACAATGCCACGGGGCGGGGtgaacaccaaatcaaaaatattatcacGGGGCGGGACGAAACCCCGCGCAtaccaagttaaaagaaaaaagaaataaaatctgtACATATTCTCCACCGATTAAATATACCCGTCCCACCGATTTAATATTATCACGGGGCGGGACGAAACCCCACGCACACCaagttaaagaaaaaagaaataaaatttataCATATTCTTCACCGATTTAATATACCCGtcccaccaaatcaaaaatacatcggcaCGGGGCGGGAAGCCCACCCCACAccaattttagaaaaaaaaatagcCGGTGCACAAATCTAGTACCCGATATTacttaggggtgtaaattcgggcaggccgggccgctcgacccaaaaactaagacaggctaAACAGGCCAggattaatatttgtgagcccgtaaacaaattcaggccggacaggccgggcacaagtagataatttgctacccaaagaccgcccaaagcctgctttttatacgggcatgccagatcgggccggacaggccactattttgaatttttttttaagtttaaattttcaaatgaacggtattaaatacaatatcctttcctttccaacatcgcatatcgtaagtgatagtattatcttatatttaaattacactgacaaatttctaattttagcctataataaataattaattatagtacaataaactttctaataagaaaatatattaccattaatattttgaaaaggttaattataagtaaacattttatttttcttgacacaaaattgacaattataaaattgtaacttttaagtctttttaagaggatattaaatgattaatggcacatagaaggttttcaggccgggcaccaggccgggcatcataattaatcgcaaagtccgagaccgcccaataaattaattcaggccaggccgggtggtccatgacgggccataacaggctttgggctatttcgggtacaggcgggttcggacggatacaggcaggccgagtattttcgggtattatttacacccctagtatTACTTACTCACTATTACACGTGGATAAGAGATGTTGGTCTCCCTACGCATACAATACACACGTGCTGCCTCTTCAATCCGATTTCTAATTCCCTCAGTATTGAGATTGTAGACCAGAATCCAGATCTTGCGTGAGGATTTGGGgcggaaaaggaagaagaagaagaaccaaaggGTGACCGGAGGCAACAGGCAGCTATTAAATTTCTAGGTTACTGCAAGTATAGCCTACAAAACAATTACATAGGTGCGTAATCTTTCCCATTTGGTGCAAGTAATCCTGCAATTTTAGTAGCCCTAAAGTAGCTTTGTTCGCAAATAAGAAGGAAAATTTCAATCCATCTTTACCATTTGAGGAATCAAAATGTTGGGGTTTCTTTGTGAATCCTGCCTTGACCTAGGAGTTGGACTATCCGTCTCAACCAAGTGCTGCTTTTACGAAATTttaaactcaatttgaaatccTCAGTTAATCACTGCGTAGTAGTTATCCTATGTAGTAGCTTGCTACGTGCTGACGCTCCTTAGATTTCGAAACTGATGTAGTAGTTATCTTCTGTAGATTTCCCAGCTTCAGCAATCACATTGTGAACTTGCGTCTTTCACTTGGAGAAGGAAATGGGTAACAAGCCTGTAAAGGAAGAAGTGCAAAGGAAGGAAGAGATTCTAGTGAAGGTGGTTCCTCCTCTTGACAAAACATATGTTCGATGGCTTGCGAGAGATCTTGAAAGGATTCATGGATTCACTCCAAAGAACCCACAGGCAATTGAACCACCCCAACATTATATTGAGTACATGCGTCATAGTGGATGGTTGGACTTAAACCTGGATGATCCTGACCTTGCCCACCTGTTCAAGTGAGAGAACTCGTGTTACATTTTCTTTTAATGCAGCAATGTTGTTGGTTTCTTGTTTTAAGGTCGCCAATCTATATACTCTCTAGGTTGCGAAGTATGATACGCTCTATAAGAAGCTTCATTATCCAACTTTATTGTTGTATAAAATTGTTTGCTACTTGGTTGTGAAATGGTATGTTGTTTATACCGGTGGTGGCTACTTTGACTAGGTTCTTTATCACTGTTAAGATAATCTGGTGATGGTAGTTTTTCATGTCCATGAATACTGTACTATCTTACTGCAAATCTGTGTAGTGAATCGACTAGGGATTGACACTACAACAAAATAACCTTCTCTTCCTCAAAGGATAGAGCCTCAAGAACAAATTCTTATTTCTTAGTTTTTAGACAGATTCAATCATACACATTAaatatgaatgattttttagggaccatggttttttttgaggggaccatgattttattaggccaccttccctatagtgataagggatgtcctaaaacgttgaaatgactaacctacccttaacctaatttaatttaaaaccaacctaataaccacctatatatatataaccaccaccaccgcccaccaccgccgattaccaccaccaccacctcctattatcaccaccaccaaccaccgattaccaccaccaccaccgtccaccaccgccgattaccaccaccaccacctccgattatcaccaccaccaaccaccaccaccaccgccgcctatttaagaaatgtaacaacatcaatgcaatcacaattatgttcggttacataataattttatcgagtataaaagacgccagccgcaacctgattctgccatgggaccactccggaggtattgtccaacaaacccttcgctttaatttgattttgattgcttcaatcgaatagaaatcatcaaaaagggttttaatagaagttacagagccatgttcggttaggtcgattttccaaaaaaccctagtttactaaccgaacttcttgaaaatgaagaacacgaagaacagttcggttctattggatttaaaactaagtcaccgaactctctgttcggttgtttcgcaaaaaaaattaaaattacaaagtaaccgaactccacccttagaaccgaaaaaaaaaacaaatccagtctaaccgaactgtgttgttgtggccactatgtttagttccaaaataaccgaacttagccaatagagttcggtttgttcgcaaaaaaatttaaaactacaaagtaaccgaacttagccaatagacgctggaacttcacattttttttgtttgttaagttcggtaacttcacaattttatcgcaaaaaccgaactcagagttcggttggttagctgttaggttcaagtttgcgaaagaaccgaactttgtaaacttatatactcttatattacgtaaagttcggttagatcaaaagtgcatgcagtttgcgaatcaaccgaactttgtacaccaaagttcggttagttgagaaccaaccgaacataacgatgtaactcctagaaattattagagagttgggtaacctgcgtgtttggaacaagtaaccgaactacactttcatatgagttcggttacttgttcatctcatggGGAAACCGAACTatagcttcagatgagttcgctTACTTGTTTTTCATATAAAGTTatcgaactgttcaaaatccagttcaaatccggatcattttgaagattaacaaatattctaggagaggatgaagatgaagaatcagatgagttttcatcatttgaatactcaaacttagtgaattagaaaaaaaaattatttttcatgtttttctccttcatcttctctaactctactctctcaataattctactcaactaataataaacccatcttttaatttaatctcactaattgtttttaactaaatcattcactaatcataacctaaaattaattaagagggtagattaggtattaaataaataactagatatggggtgacctagaattacttttaatgcctttacccaaaataaaaccatggtcccccaaaaaaaccatggtccccaaaaaatcgttcttaaatATCTCCTCTCTTTCCTATTGGTGATCCAACGACTAATGAGTGT encodes the following:
- the LOC113312617 gene encoding uncharacterized protein LOC113312617, with protein sequence MVIAKFTFCDLSVSHPVSESTIVSEMISVVKQNFPYVYEDLILFGYTVDGMSDVINHDSNMRFFIHNCSTKWIDVLKFNIQLRGIIREDRPPTIISDCGIGLLKHVPEIFPNAHHLYYLYHMKGNIPVPKGKSRQNALKLFEECYTALIREKFYATAKTMSNIKLDSVIDWMTKMDSCGVFNGHLCGNPTETSQEVTDPRISPARARLTEEESIVLKKPRHDKKLSSLELIDDIRVKVMEKNYKRLLKSSKWTTRLTPRMQDSLNKRITDYCFYKFQRSSDKVFEIISATGKHIGDLEAKTYRCNWWQKHNFPCTHSTKAMLQIREDKPYKYDIPYYNTEYC
- the LOC113313789 gene encoding uncharacterized protein LOC113313789, with protein sequence MGNKPVKEEVQRKEEILVKVVPPLDKTYVRWLARDLERIHGFTPKNPQAIEPPQHYIEYMRHSGWLDLNLDDPDLAHLFK